A single window of Flavobacterium sp. 140616W15 DNA harbors:
- a CDS encoding DUF2892 domain-containing protein, whose amino-acid sequence MFHRNIKLILAGLLVVAGIWQFTESNIGNGIFLILLAGIPIFLYFKNEFILLAFLKLRKQDFEGAKKWLAHIKNPETALVRKQQGYFNYLQGIMVSQTNINQAEKYFKKAIELGLSMDMDLAVAKLNLAGVAMSRRRKLEATNLLNEAKKLDKQGMLKEQITMMKDQMKKI is encoded by the coding sequence TCACAGAAATATTAAACTTATTTTAGCCGGACTATTAGTAGTTGCTGGCATTTGGCAATTTACAGAAAGTAATATTGGAAACGGAATCTTCCTCATATTATTGGCTGGAATCCCTATTTTCCTTTATTTTAAAAATGAATTCATCTTATTAGCCTTCTTAAAACTAAGAAAACAAGATTTTGAAGGTGCTAAAAAATGGCTAGCACACATCAAAAACCCTGAAACTGCTTTGGTAAGAAAACAACAAGGATACTTTAACTACCTACAGGGTATTATGGTTTCTCAAACTAATATCAATCAAGCTGAAAAATATTTCAAAAAAGCAATTGAACTCGGTCTGTCTATGGATATGGATTTAGCTGTAGCCAAATTAAACCTTGCTGGGGTTGCCATGTCACGCCGAAGAAAGCTTGAAGCTACAAACTTATTGAACGAAGCTAAGAAGCTTGACAAACAAGGAATGCTAAAAGAACAAATTACTATGATGAAAGATCAAATGAAAAAAATATAG
- a CDS encoding alpha/beta hydrolase — MSKVSVYFMPGLAASTTIFERIALPEDVFEIHLLEWEIPLDGESLPDYAKRIAQSIKHQNPVLIGVSFGGILVQEMAKHIVARRVIIISSVKSNVEFPRRMKIAKTTKAYKLIPMRLILNVESLAKFSFGEKINKRLKLYEKFLSVRDIRYLDWAVEQVILWDRTKIDESVIHIHGDQDEVFPIKYITNCKVVKGGTHIMILNKYKWLNENLPKIILE, encoded by the coding sequence ATGAGTAAAGTTTCTGTTTATTTTATGCCTGGTCTTGCGGCAAGTACAACTATTTTCGAGAGGATTGCATTGCCTGAAGATGTTTTTGAAATTCATTTGTTAGAATGGGAAATACCACTTGATGGCGAATCCTTACCTGATTATGCTAAAAGGATAGCTCAAAGTATAAAACATCAAAATCCAGTTTTGATAGGAGTGTCATTTGGAGGTATACTGGTTCAGGAAATGGCAAAGCATATAGTTGCTAGAAGAGTGATCATTATTTCTAGTGTAAAAAGTAACGTAGAGTTTCCTAGAAGAATGAAAATTGCAAAAACGACCAAAGCATATAAGTTAATCCCCATGCGATTAATCTTGAATGTAGAAAGTCTGGCTAAGTTTTCTTTTGGTGAAAAGATAAATAAACGATTGAAGTTGTATGAGAAATTTTTGTCTGTGCGTGATATTCGCTATCTAGACTGGGCGGTTGAACAAGTAATTCTTTGGGATAGAACTAAAATTGATGAAAGTGTAATTCATATTCATGGAGATCAAGATGAGGTTTTCCCTATAAAATATATAACCAATTGTAAAGTGGTAAAAGGAGGAACGCATATTATGATTTTGAATAAGTATAAATGGCTAAACGAAAACTTACCGAAAATCATTTTAGAGTAG
- a CDS encoding anion permease, translating to MKEVKIPQTLITLVVAIGLWVIPAPEGVKVEAWHLFAIFVATILGIILKAAPMGTMCMLAIAVTAFSQVLAPDDAGKSITLALRGFGDKVIWLIGISFFVARGFIKTGLGNRIAFIFIRIFGKSSLGLAYGLGLADLCLAPAVPSNTARGGGIIYPIMKSMAISFGSEPDKPETHKKLGSFLTLNSYNMNLISSSMFLTGTASNPMCQKFALNLGIKITWMSWALAAIVPGLVAFFVIPLVLYKIYPPELKSTADAPAIAKQKLKDMGPISRNEWLMLLTFFILLFLWMTGDLFSIDATTTAFIGLVILLLTSVLTWEDVKSEKGAWDTIVWFSVLVMMASSLNELGFIGWFSDLVKEQIGGLSWQMAFPIIILVYFFSHYLFASATAHVAAMYAALLGVGVSLGVPGLLLAFMLGFVGSLYGTLTHYGHGPAPVFFGSGYVDLKSWWVKGLVTGLVLLLIYMVIGGLWMNIIGYY from the coding sequence ATGAAAGAAGTAAAAATTCCGCAAACATTAATAACACTTGTAGTTGCTATTGGTCTTTGGGTTATTCCTGCTCCTGAGGGGGTGAAAGTAGAAGCCTGGCATTTGTTTGCAATTTTTGTGGCAACTATTCTTGGAATTATTTTAAAAGCAGCCCCTATGGGAACTATGTGTATGCTTGCAATAGCGGTAACTGCATTTTCACAGGTGTTGGCTCCTGATGATGCTGGGAAATCAATAACACTTGCCTTAAGAGGTTTTGGGGATAAAGTTATTTGGTTAATTGGGATATCGTTTTTTGTAGCACGTGGTTTTATTAAGACAGGTTTAGGTAATAGGATTGCTTTTATTTTTATAAGGATATTTGGGAAAAGTTCTCTGGGATTAGCTTATGGATTAGGACTTGCTGATTTATGTCTAGCTCCTGCTGTTCCTAGTAATACGGCTAGGGGAGGAGGAATTATTTATCCTATTATGAAATCGATGGCGATAAGTTTTGGTTCAGAGCCAGATAAACCAGAAACACACAAAAAGTTAGGCTCGTTCTTAACATTGAATAGTTACAATATGAATCTTATTTCATCCTCAATGTTTTTAACTGGAACGGCAAGTAATCCGATGTGTCAAAAGTTTGCATTAAATTTAGGGATTAAAATAACTTGGATGTCTTGGGCGCTTGCTGCAATTGTACCGGGATTAGTCGCTTTTTTTGTAATTCCTTTAGTATTATATAAAATTTATCCGCCTGAATTAAAATCGACAGCAGATGCTCCAGCAATTGCGAAGCAAAAGCTAAAAGACATGGGGCCAATCTCTAGAAATGAATGGTTGATGTTGTTGACGTTTTTTATCTTGTTGTTTCTTTGGATGACAGGAGATTTGTTCTCTATCGATGCAACGACAACAGCTTTTATTGGGTTGGTAATTTTGTTATTAACTTCAGTGTTAACTTGGGAAGATGTAAAATCTGAGAAGGGAGCTTGGGATACTATTGTATGGTTTTCGGTTTTGGTAATGATGGCGAGTTCGCTCAATGAATTAGGTTTCATTGGATGGTTTAGTGATTTGGTAAAAGAGCAAATAGGGGGATTAAGCTGGCAAATGGCTTTTCCTATTATAATTTTGGTGTACTTTTTTAGTCATTATCTTTTTGCAAGCGCAACAGCTCATGTAGCGGCAATGTATGCCGCGTTGCTAGGAGTTGGTGTTTCTTTAGGTGTTCCGGGATTACTTTTGGCTTTTATGCTTGGGTTTGTTGGTTCGCTTTATGGTACATTAACCCATTACGGTCATGGACCAGCTCCTGTATTTTTTGGTAGTGGTTATGTCGATTTAAAGAGCTGGTGGGTAAAAGGTCTTGTAACGGGTCTTGTCCTATTACTCATTTATATGGTAATAGGAGGATTATGGATGAATATAATCGGGTACTATTAA
- a CDS encoding porin — protein sequence MRKFELIKIVFVILMLPSFINAQIDVNQATTNSEEVANYPQFKFKGLFQARFLGALSDNVDVLGVHNSAGEATQTSFDVKRMRVGLNTKLSEQTEVVILVNLADFKSDPKNKVLENAYAKYTFSKYFAVTGGQFRPAFGIEELVPVDVIKSFDFSNQYYEFGKNGWTSFQIGASATGSFDVGVLPVSYAISILNGTGRNQEKDKDSGKQYSTRWVFGLSKLNKINLGLNGGIGKVFDQDVFALGVDITSDFKITDALTFDMQVEYKQGTNHNLYFSLPVDGRTLNADDYQMRGYYIMPNLRYRIDYKKLSSLEFSCRYESFDTNFRLKSNVRQTYVPMMSLEFGKAYTGRIGLGFQIDRYDKNIPDTSMYNENLFIVQFQTRL from the coding sequence ATGAGGAAATTTGAGCTAATTAAAATTGTCTTTGTTATCTTAATGTTGCCCAGTTTTATTAATGCTCAAATTGATGTGAATCAGGCTACAACAAATTCGGAAGAAGTTGCTAATTATCCGCAATTTAAGTTCAAAGGGCTCTTTCAGGCTCGATTTTTAGGAGCACTTTCAGATAATGTAGATGTTCTAGGAGTTCATAATTCGGCAGGTGAAGCCACTCAAACTTCATTTGATGTGAAAAGAATGCGTGTTGGACTCAATACAAAATTGAGTGAGCAAACAGAAGTAGTGATTCTAGTAAACCTTGCTGATTTTAAATCTGATCCTAAAAATAAAGTTCTAGAGAATGCTTATGCCAAATATACTTTTAGTAAATACTTTGCAGTAACAGGTGGTCAATTTCGCCCTGCCTTTGGTATAGAAGAGCTTGTTCCTGTTGATGTTATTAAATCTTTTGACTTTTCAAATCAATATTATGAATTTGGAAAAAATGGATGGACTAGTTTTCAGATTGGAGCTTCTGCGACAGGTTCTTTCGATGTTGGTGTTCTTCCTGTGAGTTATGCTATTTCTATTTTAAACGGGACAGGACGGAATCAGGAAAAAGATAAAGATAGTGGAAAGCAATATTCTACAAGATGGGTTTTTGGGCTTTCTAAACTGAATAAAATTAATTTAGGATTAAATGGCGGAATTGGAAAAGTATTCGATCAGGATGTTTTTGCTTTAGGTGTAGATATTACCAGTGATTTTAAAATTACTGATGCGCTTACTTTTGATATGCAAGTTGAGTATAAACAAGGAACGAATCATAATTTATATTTTTCATTACCTGTAGATGGTAGGACATTAAATGCAGATGATTATCAGATGCGAGGTTATTATATTATGCCTAATTTGAGATATCGCATTGATTATAAAAAATTAAGTTCTTTAGAGTTTTCATGCCGTTATGAGTCTTTTGATACCAATTTTAGATTAAAATCAAATGTCCGTCAAACATATGTGCCAATGATGAGTCTTGAATTTGGAAAGGCATATACAGGAAGAATTGGGTTAGGATTTCAAATTGATAGATATGACAAGAATATACCTGATACATCGATGTATAATGAAAATTTATTTATTGTTCAATTTCAAACTAGACTTTAG
- a CDS encoding TolC family protein — protein MRKLLPIFFFFLSLTYGYAQIEVSPTLEGAIHKAIEKSTSLKNKDLDIEKLNLQEKGVWNKYIPTVEASALYTYFDNKLTVDLPTATIPIVNYPLFDGKTAFKNYGNIFNGSVMAKTVLFSGMQIPNGAKAIHEKTKGTVFLKESEKDGIIKDVINTFDQLELLKEIDRLIKESEKRLDTETKRVTKAIEQGLAIPYDRDKIKLASLELASKKIELDGKRKLVYKKIQYLTGYTIPEIENVKYDLVPYLITDQKLNTQNKQEIKALESFKTAYEYLLKKEKGTYLPTLGAFGGVSYSSLFNANATTPIVTGINQALYLGLNEATISNNWVVGAAMKWEVFSGFERKHKVHEAKINIEQMQNQIDDTKEKLELLLEKNLVDYSVLTQKIDITQQQEKVAGNNLNLAIKQYKEGLINISERLEAENDSYKASVNKTTTLIDQRLSAIETIIATGDLSKKLSK, from the coding sequence ATGAGAAAACTTTTACCTATTTTCTTCTTCTTTCTTTCCTTAACTTACGGATATGCTCAAATTGAAGTCTCACCAACTTTAGAAGGAGCCATTCATAAAGCTATAGAAAAAAGCACTTCTTTAAAAAACAAAGATTTAGATATTGAAAAATTAAACCTTCAAGAGAAAGGAGTTTGGAACAAATACATTCCTACTGTCGAAGCAAGTGCATTATACACTTATTTCGACAATAAACTAACTGTAGATCTTCCAACAGCTACTATTCCCATTGTAAACTATCCTTTATTTGATGGAAAAACAGCTTTTAAAAATTATGGAAATATTTTTAACGGAAGTGTAATGGCAAAAACAGTTTTATTTAGTGGTATGCAAATCCCAAACGGAGCCAAAGCAATACATGAAAAAACCAAAGGAACTGTATTTCTAAAAGAATCGGAGAAAGATGGAATCATAAAAGATGTCATTAACACATTTGATCAATTAGAATTGTTAAAAGAAATTGACAGACTTATAAAAGAAAGCGAAAAACGATTAGACACTGAAACGAAGCGTGTCACAAAAGCAATAGAACAAGGTTTAGCAATTCCATACGATAGAGACAAAATCAAACTAGCTTCACTTGAATTAGCGTCTAAAAAAATTGAACTGGACGGCAAACGAAAATTAGTTTATAAAAAAATTCAATACTTAACAGGGTATACGATTCCCGAAATAGAGAATGTGAAATACGACTTGGTTCCTTATTTAATTACAGATCAAAAATTAAACACTCAAAACAAGCAAGAAATAAAAGCTCTAGAATCTTTTAAAACTGCATACGAGTATTTACTAAAGAAAGAAAAAGGTACTTATTTACCAACTTTAGGAGCATTTGGGGGTGTTTCGTATTCAAGTTTATTTAATGCTAATGCTACAACACCAATAGTTACCGGTATAAATCAAGCTTTATACCTAGGATTAAACGAAGCGACTATAAGCAATAACTGGGTTGTTGGTGCTGCAATGAAATGGGAAGTGTTTTCTGGTTTTGAAAGAAAACACAAAGTACACGAAGCAAAAATCAATATTGAACAAATGCAGAATCAAATTGATGACACCAAAGAAAAGTTAGAATTACTACTTGAAAAAAACTTAGTTGACTATAGTGTCTTAACACAAAAAATTGACATTACTCAACAACAAGAAAAAGTAGCAGGTAATAATTTAAATCTTGCCATAAAACAGTACAAAGAAGGTCTTATCAATATATCAGAACGCCTTGAAGCCGAAAATGATTCTTACAAAGCATCTGTAAACAAAACAACTACTTTAATCGATCAACGATTATCAGCTATTGAAACAATAATTGCTACTGGCGATTTATCAAAAAAACTATCTAAATAA
- a CDS encoding HlyD family secretion protein, whose translation MKKAIIIIHLIFIFTSCEKEKKENLIQGKIEKEQIAVVSKIPGKILKIFVKEGDIVQKGDTLAILDIPEVDAKKNQAEGAVISAKAQYRMAVKGATENQIKQLEAKKMGLKEQYEFAQKSIKRLTNMLKDSLISQQTYDETFAKYQGAQAQYNAVIAELDDAKKGARIEQQTMALGQQDRALGALQEVETADKERYIVAPQDMSIETITLTIGELALPGYTLFNGYIANSTYFRFTIPENQLEKFKKGQEVTVHIPYKKIDIKGNISTIKQLGAYGNIATAYPDYEMQESLFEIKITPSNSNETKDLITKTTVTLSL comes from the coding sequence ATGAAAAAAGCAATTATTATAATCCATTTAATTTTCATTTTTACAAGTTGCGAAAAAGAGAAAAAAGAAAATTTGATTCAGGGAAAAATAGAAAAAGAACAAATTGCTGTTGTTAGCAAAATTCCTGGCAAAATTTTAAAAATATTTGTCAAAGAAGGAGATATTGTCCAAAAAGGAGACACGCTTGCAATTCTTGATATTCCAGAAGTAGATGCTAAAAAAAATCAGGCCGAAGGAGCTGTTATATCTGCAAAAGCCCAATACAGAATGGCCGTAAAAGGAGCTACAGAAAACCAAATTAAGCAATTGGAAGCAAAAAAAATGGGACTAAAAGAACAATATGAATTTGCTCAAAAATCGATTAAAAGATTAACAAACATGCTTAAAGACTCCTTAATATCTCAGCAGACTTATGACGAGACTTTTGCTAAATACCAAGGAGCACAAGCCCAATATAATGCTGTTATTGCTGAACTAGACGATGCAAAAAAGGGAGCTCGTATTGAGCAACAAACAATGGCTTTAGGCCAACAAGACAGAGCTCTGGGAGCATTACAAGAAGTAGAAACTGCCGACAAAGAACGCTATATTGTAGCCCCGCAAGACATGAGCATTGAAACCATAACTTTAACTATCGGCGAACTGGCATTACCAGGTTACACCTTATTTAATGGTTATATTGCTAACAGTACTTACTTCCGCTTTACGATACCAGAAAATCAACTAGAAAAATTTAAAAAAGGACAAGAAGTAACCGTACATATTCCTTACAAGAAAATCGACATTAAAGGAAATATTAGCACAATAAAACAACTGGGAGCATACGGTAACATTGCAACTGCTTATCCAGATTACGAAATGCAGGAAAGTTTATTCGAAATAAAAATAACTCCTTCTAATAGCAATGAAACAAAAGATTTAATTACAAAAACAACTGTTACCTTATCTCTTTAA
- a CDS encoding ABC transporter permease, producing the protein MQNFFSLLKREFKLFWKNKVLRLLFIGAPILYGVLLGYVYGKGKVTDLPIIVVDQDRTEMSSKAIQMFEDNEVVHIASILYDQNNLSEIAIQKEATCVVIIPKGFEKMTLTKKYPEITTIVNTSNVLTANYASTAIQVCLGTLKAGIQIETLRKQGVPEGLLMSQYEPFKTTFIKKYNRSTNYMYFLWPGVLATVLQQVLLLGLALSFASEFENGTFKDLVKRCPSILNLMAVKIIPYMLMSFGIWFIYWLFTLWFRLPFYENLLPLTFIAGIFVLSVSFIGILVSILIPNQLKATEVLMVIATPSFILSGFTWPLSQMPQAVQAIANVIPLTHFLKAFRILIIEDGTFSQTTQPIWNMVIIGLVCSIAAFIALYYKKKVL; encoded by the coding sequence ATGCAAAATTTCTTTTCATTGCTTAAACGGGAATTCAAATTATTCTGGAAAAACAAAGTGCTTCGATTGCTTTTTATTGGCGCACCAATACTTTATGGTGTTTTATTAGGCTATGTTTACGGCAAAGGTAAAGTGACCGATTTACCTATAATTGTAGTCGATCAAGATCGTACTGAAATGAGTTCAAAAGCAATTCAGATGTTTGAAGACAATGAAGTTGTACATATAGCTTCAATTCTATATGATCAAAATAATCTTTCTGAGATTGCCATTCAAAAAGAGGCTACTTGTGTCGTTATCATCCCAAAGGGTTTTGAAAAAATGACTCTCACAAAAAAATATCCTGAAATTACTACCATTGTAAATACATCAAATGTCTTAACAGCTAATTACGCATCAACAGCAATACAAGTTTGTCTTGGAACATTAAAGGCTGGTATTCAAATTGAAACTTTAAGAAAACAAGGTGTACCTGAAGGCCTACTTATGTCACAATACGAACCTTTTAAAACAACTTTTATAAAGAAATACAATCGAAGCACCAACTATATGTATTTCCTTTGGCCAGGTGTTTTGGCAACCGTCTTGCAACAAGTTCTCTTACTGGGATTAGCACTTTCTTTTGCTTCTGAGTTTGAAAACGGAACCTTTAAAGACTTAGTCAAAAGATGCCCTTCGATTTTAAATCTAATGGCTGTAAAAATCATTCCTTATATGTTAATGAGTTTTGGTATTTGGTTTATATACTGGCTATTTACTTTATGGTTTAGACTTCCATTTTACGAAAACCTCCTCCCACTTACATTTATAGCTGGGATTTTTGTACTATCAGTTTCTTTTATTGGTATTCTAGTAAGTATTTTGATTCCTAATCAATTAAAAGCTACAGAAGTTCTAATGGTTATTGCAACTCCTAGCTTTATTCTAAGCGGATTTACTTGGCCTTTAAGTCAAATGCCACAAGCTGTGCAAGCAATTGCGAATGTGATCCCATTAACACATTTTTTAAAAGCTTTTAGAATTTTAATCATCGAAGATGGAACTTTTTCACAAACAACACAACCTATTTGGAATATGGTTATTATTGGATTAGTTTGCTCAATTGCTGCCTTTATCGCTTTATACTACAAGAAAAAAGTGCTTTAA